Proteins encoded together in one Passer domesticus isolate bPasDom1 chromosome 6, bPasDom1.hap1, whole genome shotgun sequence window:
- the LOC135302365 gene encoding olfactory receptor 14J1-like, with translation MFFFLLNLALSHLGSICTTVPKAMHNSLWDTTTISYTGCALQLFFFLFFISAEYFLLTIMCYDRYVSICKPLHDGTLLGSRACAHMAAAAWASAFLNALMLTANTFSLPLCHGNALGQFFCEIPHILKLSCSKSHLRELGLILFSIYLVFGCFVFIVFSYVQIFRMVLRIPSEQGRHKAFSTCLPHLAVVSLFLSTGIFSDLKPPSMSFPSLDLALSVLYSVVPPALNPFIYSLRNQELKAAVRKLMTACFQKH, from the coding sequence atgttcttcttcctgctcaacctggccctcagccacctgggctccatctgcaccactgtccccaaagccatgcacaattccctctgggacaccaccaccatctcctacacaggatgtgctctacagctctttttctttctgttcttcatctcagcagagtattttctcctgaccatcatgtgctacgaccgctacgtgtccatctgcaaacccctgcacgaTGGGACCCTcttgggcagcagagcttgtgcccacatggcagcagctgcctgggccagtgcctttctcaatgctctcatgctcacggccaatacattttccctgcccctgtgccatggcaatgccctgggccagttcttctgtgaaatcccccacatcctcaagctctcctgctccaaatcccacctcagggaacttggacttattttattttccatctaTTTAgtatttggttgttttgtgttcattgttttctcctatgtgcagatttTCAGGATGGTGCTTAGGATCCCTTCTGAGCAGGggcggcacaaagccttttccacctgcctccctcacctggctgtggtctccctCTTCCTCAGCACTGGTATATTTTCTGACttgaagcccccctccatgtccttcccatccctggatctggccctgtcagttctgtactcagtggtgcctccagccctgaacccttTCATCTatagcctgaggaaccaggagctcaaggctgcagtgaggaaacTGATGACTGCatgctttcagaaacattaa